The Geoalkalibacter sp. genomic interval CGATGCCCGTCAACGTAGCATCCTGGTGGCCAAGGCGCGCTGGATCATTCTGGCTCTGATCACCAGCTATGGTTTGGTCGCGGGTATCCTCTTCGCCTTCAGCGATCACGGCTTTTTTCTTTCCACCACCCAGTTCTGGGTGCTTCTGGTGTCGGTCCTGGCCGTTCTGATTTACAACGGCCTGTACCATTTCGGCAATGCGCGCCTGCGTGAACTGCCCCTCGGCGACTCCCTCCAGATCGCCTTGGACTTGTTTCTGGTGACCTTGCTCATTCATTACAGCGGCGGCGGCGCCAGCTGGTTTTGGCCCGTCTATCTGATCGTCACCCTCGAAGCGGCCATCCTGCTCGAAGAACCACGTCAGGTCTGGGGCTTCGGCTTGCTGGGCGGCGCCTTCTACGGCGCCATGCTGGTCGGTGAGTTTATCGGCCTGTGGCCGGCGGTGCAGATGCCCTTCGTCGAAGCCGGACGCCAGGATGATGGCCTGTATCTGGTGCTCATGTGGTGCTGGGTGAGTCTGCTCAACGCGACCCTCGTCGTCGTCGGCACCTACCTGATGGGGGTGATCCGCCGCGAAAATCTCGCCTTGGGCGAGAGCGAGCAGCGTTTGCGCGGCTTTCTCGAAACCGCCAACGACCTGATCTTCAGCGTGGACGGCAACGGTCGCATTCTCTACGCCAACCGCAGCTGGCAGCAGGCCACCGGCTACGACCCGGCCCGCACGCCCGCGCTGACCATCCTCGACATCCTGCACCCCGAGACGCGCAACGCCTGCTACCGTGATTTTCTCAAGGTGATGGCCGGCGATCAGGTGGCGCTGGTGAGCAGCCGTTTTGTCGCCCGCGATGGGCGGCTGGTCGACGTTGAGGGATCCCTGACCCGCGCCGTGACCCAGTCGGACAGCGAGGCGCTGCTGTGGGTGATCTGCCGCGATGTGTCGGAACGCAAGCGCGCCGAAGCCCAGCTGCTGCACATGGCGCATCACGACCTGCTCACCGGCTTGCCCAACCGCGCCTGTTTCATGGAGCGTCTCAATCAGGCCATCTCCCTCGCCAAGCGCAACCGCAAGATGGTCGCCGTGCTGTTTCTGGATCTGGACCGCTTCAAGATCATCAATGATACCCTCGGCCATCCCCTGGGCGATTGTCTGCTCAAGGAGATGGGACAGCGCCTGCTGCAATGCGTGCGTGAGGCGGATACCGTCGCGCGCCTGGGCGGCGATGAGTTCACCATCTGCCTGAGCTCCCTCGACCAAGCGGAGGGTGCGGAGCGGGTCGCCGGCAAGATTCTCAAGGCCCTGGCCCAGCCCGTGTGGCTCGACGGTCACGAGCTGTTCATCACCACCAGCATCGGCATGAGCCTTTTTCCGGGAGATGGCGAGGATGCCCTGGGGCTGATCAAGAAGGCCGACATCGCCATGTACGCCGCCAAGGCCCAGGGGCGCAACAACTGGCAGTTCTACCTGGCGAGCATGGATTTCGACGCCGATCGGCGTCTGGTGCTGGAAAACAGTATTCGTCGCGCCATTGAATATGAGCAGTTCCTCCTGCATTACCAACCCAAGGTCGATATCGCCAGCGGTCGGGTCACCGCCATGGAAGCCCTCGTGCGCTGGCAGCATCCCGAACTGGGACTGCTGCCGGCCGGCG includes:
- a CDS encoding putative bifunctional diguanylate cyclase/phosphodiesterase, translating into MSLDQDYAPAPPWQIAAGASSSMLLAEGRAGRFADARQRSILVAKARWIILALITSYGLVAGILFAFSDHGFFLSTTQFWVLLVSVLAVLIYNGLYHFGNARLRELPLGDSLQIALDLFLVTLLIHYSGGGASWFWPVYLIVTLEAAILLEEPRQVWGFGLLGGAFYGAMLVGEFIGLWPAVQMPFVEAGRQDDGLYLVLMWCWVSLLNATLVVVGTYLMGVIRRENLALGESEQRLRGFLETANDLIFSVDGNGRILYANRSWQQATGYDPARTPALTILDILHPETRNACYRDFLKVMAGDQVALVSSRFVARDGRLVDVEGSLTRAVTQSDSEALLWVICRDVSERKRAEAQLLHMAHHDLLTGLPNRACFMERLNQAISLAKRNRKMVAVLFLDLDRFKIINDTLGHPLGDCLLKEMGQRLLQCVREADTVARLGGDEFTICLSSLDQAEGAERVAGKILKALAQPVWLDGHELFITTSIGMSLFPGDGEDALGLIKKADIAMYAAKAQGRNNWQFYLASMDFDADRRLVLENSIRRAIEYEQFLLHYQPKVDIASGRVTAMEALVRWQHPELGLLPAGDFIPLAEETGLIFPLGEWVLREACAQNRRWQDQGLPPVRVAVNISGYQLQQKNLTEKIREILDETGLEARWLEIEVTETVVMQNPDFAVAVLKQLTDLGIHIAIDDFGTGYSSLAHLKRFSVNTLKIDKSFMRDIEISATDAAIATAIIAMGNSLKLQVIAEGVETEGQLDFLRKQSCQEMQGYLFSRPLPAEEVAELLTRSSLQQ